A region of the Desulfonatronovibrio hydrogenovorans DSM 9292 genome:
CCCCATGTGTCAGGATAGATGTCGTCTTGGATGAAATTTGAGGGAGGGCCAAGAGGAGCCCCCGGGGGGCTCCTCTTGGAACAAAAATCCCTTTCATCCTATCATGTTCAACATAACAAGGGGCAGGAGCTGGTTATAATGTCTTACCCTTTGCAATTTAAAGAAAACGTGGTCAAAATGGTACTTACAGGGACTGACTCTCAAGCCCAGATCGCCAAGGACATGGGAGTTCCAGGTTCAACCATGCGATACTGGCTTAAAAAAGCACAAAGCACTGGAGATACCATTATGGCCAAACATGAGAAACGTCCACAGGACTGGTCCTCAAAAGAAAAGCTCGATGCCCTGCTTGAATCTGCCAAGCTTACAGACGAACAGCTGGGAGCCTGGTGCAGACAAAAAG
Encoded here:
- a CDS encoding transposase, producing the protein MSYPLQFKENVVKMVLTGTDSQAQIAKDMGVPGSTMRYWLKKAQSTGDTIMAKHEKRPQDWSSKEKLDALLESAKLTDEQLGAWCRQKGIHTHHLEKWKKEFSKDQSRNKGNNVRQLKKEVKDLQKELNRKDKALAETTALLVLKKKVDALWGGNRDD